From the Macaca nemestrina isolate mMacNem1 chromosome 7, mMacNem.hap1, whole genome shotgun sequence genome, one window contains:
- the LOC105496589 gene encoding olfactory receptor 10G3, with product MERVNNTLLTAFILTGIPYPLRLRTLFFVFFLLIYILTQLGNLLIFITVWADPRLHAHPMYIFLGVLSVIDMGISSIIVPRLMMNFTLGVKSIPFGGCVAQLYFYHFLGSTQCFLYTLMAYDRYLAICQPLRYPVLMTAKLSALLVAGAWVAGSIHGALQAILTFRLPYCGPNQVDYFFCDIPAVLRLACADTTVNEMVTFVDIGVVVASCFFLILLSYIQIIQAILRIHTADGRRRAFSTCGAHVTVVTVYYVPCAFIYLRPETNSPLDGAAALFPTAITPFLNPLIYTLRNQEVKLALKTMLRSPRTMSLVSEISNAFAKCLLKM from the exons ATGGAAAGGGTCAACAACACACTGTTGACTGCGTTTATCCTGACAGGAATTCCTTATCCACTCAGGCTAAGGACactcttttttgtgttctttttgctaATCTACATCCTGACTCAGCTGGGAAACCTGCTTATTTTCATCACTGTCTGGGCAGACCCGAGGCTCCATGCCCACCCCATGTACATCTTTCTCGGTGTTCTCTCAGTCATTGACATGGGCATCTCCTCCATCATCGTCCCTCGCCTCATGATGAACTTCACTTTAGGCGTCAAATCCATCCCATTTGGTGGCTGTGTTGCTCAACTCTATTTCTATCACTTCCTGGGCAGCACCCAGTGCTTCCTCTACACCCTGATGGCCTATGACAGGTACCTGGCCATATGTCAGCCCCTGCGCTACCCTGTGCTTATGACTGCTAAGCTGAGTGCCTTGCTTGTGGCTGGAGCCTGGGTGGCAGGATCCATCCATGGGGCTCTCCAGGCCATCCTAACCTTCCGCCTGCCCTACTGTGGGCCCAATCAGGTGGATTACTTCTTCTGTGACATCCCTGCAGTGTTGAGACTGGCCTGTGCTGACACAACAGTCAATGAGATGGTGACCTTTGTGGACATTGGGGTGGTGGTTGCCAGCTGCTTCTTCCTGATCCTCCTCTCCTACATACAGATCATTCAGGCCATCCTGAGAATCCATACAGCTGATGGGCGGCGCCGGGCTTTTTCAACCTGTGGAGCCCATGTAACTGTGGTCACCGTGTACTATGTGCCCTGTGCCTTCATCTACCTGAGGCCTGAAACCAACAGCCCCCTGGATGGGGCAGCTGCTCTGTTCCCCACGGCCATTACTCCTTTCCTCAATCCACTTATCTACACTCTGCGGAACCAAGAGGTGAAGCTGGCCCTGAAAACGATGCTCAGAAGCCCAAGAACTATGA GCCTGGTAAGTGAAATCTCAAATGCATTTGccaaatgtttgttgaaaatgTAA